Genomic window (Sediminispirochaeta smaragdinae DSM 11293):
TACAAAGCGGCCTGGCCCAAAGAAAAGATTGTTGCATTGTTCAAAGCGGAACGGGGACACCACTTCGATCCTGTCCTTTGCGATATTATGGATGGGTTGTGGGATCAGTTGTACGCAATCAAGAGGCAGTATTCTCACTAAACGTTTTGAGCTTTGATCAAAGAAACCTGGCTATCAGATCGATAAGCCTTCTGTTTCCCTCGATCGTGCGTTTTGCCACCGCTTCGAGACACTCCATGTTTTTTGCTCCTGCGTCATCCATCTCCTCACTACAGCCGTTAAGCAAAGGATTAAAGCGGATATATGTTACTCCGGGGAGATGGTTCAGCTGATAATCAACGCACTTATTTTGTCCTGTGCTCATCATTCCAAAAAGTGGAACATTGTTTTGCGGAAGGACCCACTCCACATAGCCCCAGCTTTTGACCTGTTTATAGCTCAATCGCTGTTCCAGCTGTCCAGAGCCGAGGGAAAGGATGAAAAACTTTCTGGCAAGGGGAAAAAGCCTGCGGGCCTCCACATAGGCGCACATTGCCGGATTGTTGGCAAAGACCCCGCCGTCGACGAGGCAGAATGGAGCATTACTGTCCAATCCGGTAACCTCGACCGGTGAAAAATAGCTAGGGGCGGCTGAGGATCCCCTTGCGGCATCCTTCATGTAGAAATTTTCTTCTCCCGGAAGATTTTTCATGATAATGGGACGGGCTGATAGGGTATCGTAGCTTGTTATCAGAACCCTTCCCAAAGCATCCCGGAGGGTAAGGTCGCCGAAAATATCTTCAAGCACACGATCGAAATTTCCTGCATCATACTTTTCCACAAAGGCTTGGCGAACCGTATTCAACTGTTTGAAGATATATCGTGGAAAAATCTCTGTTCCTTTTTCTCGGTATAAGCGTGCGATCTCTGCGGCGTTGTATTTAGGGTGAGCGTTTGTGGATAAAATGTTAATAAGCCTGGGCATAAGCGGTGTTTTTTTCGAGCTTTCTTCGGGAGAATCTGTGGGTAATTTCCTCGATTGTGGAACGGCCAGGCCGAGGCTTATGAGGCTGCCGGTGCTTGTTCCCGCCATCATATCAAAGCAGCGGCAAAATGGTTTTTTTCTTCCTATTTCGGTCCGTTTTTTCTCAATCTCTTCGAGAATGAGTGCAGCAAGATAGCCACGTATTCCTCCTCCGTCTACGGATAGGATGCGGATGGTTCTTCCAGGCACCAGTCGGCTATACCAGAGTGAATTGATGTGATTCATGTCGATACCTCACCTTCGGTAATATCCCTGACCCAAAGTCTGCTTCGAAAACGAAGAAGACCCATGATAGTTTTGCACACTTCTTCCATACCCAACAACAAAAAGAGCAGATGAATAGGCAGTTCCCATACAAAGGCTCCCAAAAATGCAAGGGGCACCCCCACGAGCCAGACTCCGGAAAGATCCACAAAAAAGCTGAAGGCCGTGTCGCCTCCGGCTCTAAAGATACCGATGACGGTGTGAATATTAAGGGCCTTAAGTGGAAAGATAATAGGGAAAAGACGAAGAACTCGTGCCGTCATTAATTTTACCTGGTCGCTTACATTGAAAAGACCGGGAATGAAACGAGCAAGAAGGAGTGCTCCGAGTCCTACCACTGCTCCGAAAAAGAATCCTATTGCAATGAAATGCCTTCCGGCTGTGAATGCTTCCTCTTTCTTTCCCATCCCGACCCGCTTACCAATCATGACCGCACAGGCATTACTCGTTCCCATAAAGATAATAAAAAGAAGATTGCTTGCGGTATCAACGATATTCATTGCTGCAATTACTCCGGTTCCCATTCTTGCAAATACGATCTTGTAGACAACCATGCCGGTTGCCCAGGCCATTTCATTGAGAATTACCGGGGTCGCAGTCTTGAGAAAGCGACGGACAAAAGAGCTGTTGAAGTCAAAAAAGGTCCGGACGGGAGCGGCCAAGATATTCTTTTTGACAAAGATTGCATGGTAGAGGATGATCAGTTCCAGGCATCGTGAAATTGTGGTTGCCAGGGCTGCCCCGGCAACCCCCATTTGAGGAAAGCCGAACTTCCCGAAGATAAGGAGATAATTGAGGATGATATTTGCTATGATCGATGCTGTCGTTGCCCGCAGAGGGGTAGCTGCTTCTTCGATACTGCGCAGGCTTACCGATGATAGAACACTTGCCGCAACAAAAAGATAACTTATCCCCACCACCCTTAAGTATTCGACACCGACCGTTACGACTGCTTCGTCGGTAGTAAAAATCCTGAGGATCTGGTCGGGGATAGTGAGAGAAAGAAGACTAAAGAGTATGGCGGCAGAACCTGCGAAACTGAAGGCAAAGCCTACGGTTCGGTGAATCGACGGGATATCTTTCTTTCCCCAGAACTGGGCGATAAAGACCGATGCGCCGCTTGAGACCCCGAAAAAGAAGAGAAGTGAGAGGAAAAAAAGTTGATTTGCCAGTCCGACTGCTGCAATCTCCACCTCGCCAAGCTGACCGATCATAAGGGTATCTACAACTGAAAGGCTTGATATGAGAAGATTCTGAAGCGCAACGGGGACGGCAATGCGAAGCAGCTCTTTTCGGAAGGAACGGTCTCCGAATAGCTGATCAGTAACGTGCATACATACCTCTTATATTGTGTTCTGACTCTACGATGCTTTTAAGCTTTGGGCAAGCAGAGAAAAAAAGCACCTGATGTATTGAAACCAAAATTTCAAGCCTTTATATTGAGCTTGCCTACAAATTTGATATAGTGTTGATTGTCATGAAAAAAATAGTGACGCAAAAGGACATTGCGCAGGCCCTGCACATTGGCCAGATGACAGTATACAGGGCCCTTCATAATAAAGGGAACATTTCTCCTGAGTTACGAGAGCGAATACTCGCCTACGCTGACGAGGTCGGTTACCAAGCCAATCGGGCGGCCCAAACCTTGGTCCAGAAAAAGGTAACTCGTATTGTACTGTTCTCTACTGACACGCCCCGGTTTTTTTGGGACTCTGTCGAGTCTGGAATAGGACTTGCGAAAGAACAGGTTAAACACTTCAATTATTCCGTGGAGTACTATCGGATTGCAAACAAAAATAGTGTTGAGTACCTTTCTGCCTTGACGGCCGTTATTGCCGAAGGGGTTGATGCCGTCGGTCTTGTCAACAATGAAGAATATGATATGACTGCAATTTTCCGTGTATTGGATGATGCACAGGTTCCTTATATTTTGTTCAATATTGATGCTAAGGAGTCGCATCGCCTTTGTTATATCGGCCCTGATTATATAGGAGGAGGCCGACTTGCGGCTGAATTCTTGGGGAAATGTGTGGCAGGAACGTCGAAAATCCTTGTAATAACCGATGATCATACAAAGCAGAATATTTCTGCAGAAGTTAATCATCTGCGTATTGACGGCTTTATGTCCGTGATGAAAGAGAGGTATCCATCCATCATCAATACCATACAGGGCGTTGACCTTGAACAAGGTGCGACAGATGTTGGACTCGAACTCAAGACTATCATAAACGAGTCCGAGGTATGCTTTGATGCGATATATTTGGTCCCGCCAATTAATCAGCTTCTTATGGAAGTCCTTGCCGAATCAAAAAGGCCGCTACCGAAAGTCCTTTTACACGATACCTTCCCCGGCTACAAAGAGTTTTTTGCAAGAGATATGATAACGGCAATTATTTTTCAAAACCCTATTCAGCAGGGCTTTTACGCCGTCAAGGTTCTCGAGGAGATGGTGGAAACCGGCTTCATACCTCGGGACGATATCCATTTGGTGCAGGAAGTCATGTTGGCTGAAAATAGCGATCTTGATAAGAATCACCTGTCATTTGACTGATATGCAGTGATCGTATAATGCACTACATGCAGCTTTCTTTTTCTTGACACATTGATTTACCCATGGTATACGTATATCAAGCTTAGCTAAGCTATTTTTTTACGATTCAGCTGAAAAAGCCTTTGCCATTTGAATGGTAATTTCCCAGCAAGGAGGGGAACATGAAGAAGATAGGGGTAATGATCGTATTGCTTATTTTTTTGAGTACGTTTACCTATGCATCAGGAGATCAGGAAGCGGGAAAGACCGAATTGTTTTTTTTCTGTGGTCATGGTGATCTCGAAGAGGGAACGAAGGAGATAATTGCGGCGTACGAAGAGACGCATCCCAATATAAAAATTACAACGATTTTTAATTCAAAAGACTATGCTACGCAATTTCAATCGATGATGGCAACCGATACATTGCCTGATATCGTTATGGTTGATCAGGAACGGCTGAAAGAATTTGTTGCTGCAGATATGTTGTTGGATCTAAGCGACAGGCCCGTTGCATCTCGCTTGTTTGATGTTGCGAAGGAACCAAACATGATAGACGGAAGGCTTTATTCGGTTCCGTTTCATCTCCAAGGCTATGGGATGTTGTACAATCCGAAATTGTTGGCGCAAGCACATATCAACAAGGTCCCCTCTACTTTGTCCGAATTGAAAGCCGCGGTCGACAAACTTAATGCCGCAGGGATTACTCCTTTTACGTCGATGTTTAATGAAACGTGGGCGGCCGACCAGTATCTTTTGTTCGGAATCAGCCCGATCTTAAACCAGGACCCCAGCCTGGTTGCGGGCCTGTATAATGGTACGGTGAAATTCAGTGATGCAAAATTCTCCGAGGTATTTAACTATATCGATATCCTCAAGGACAATGTTCCGGAAAATCCCTTCTCCTATTCGTTTGGGGAAGGAGCCAGTTATTTTGGACAGGGGAAAGCTGCACTGGCAATCCACGGAGACTGGATTCTGAGAACGGCACTTGCCGTCGATCCTAATCTTGATGTCCATTTGGCAGCACTACCATATTCGAACGTGAAAGAAAATAACAAGATTGTCGTTGGTGTGGCAAACGGACTTGGGATCATCAAAAATAGCAAGCACCTGCAGGAGGCAATAGACTTTTTCGATTACTATTCGACCCTTGAATCGGCCCAGATTCTTTCGAAATATAATTTTTCGTATGTTCCGCAGAAGGGATTTGATACCAAGGGACTCCATGCCGTTTATACTGATATCTCCGAAGCGTTGGACCAGGGCAATGTTATTCCCTGGGAATGGTTAAAGGTCGCTCCCGGTGGGGTGAAGCTGGAAGCCGGACAGTCGATGCAGGCTTATCTCAGTAACCAAATATCCCAGGACCAAGTCATGGAAAATGTCCAAGCGGCATTTGATGATGCAGTAAAATAAAGCAATCTGTACGTCTTAGTTGCTCCTCTAAAGTCGGATATCGGGAGCAACTAAGAGTATTAACGAAAATCCGATGACAAGCATATGAGATGCATATTCGATGAAAAAGCACGATTATAGCGCAGATTATTTTTTGTTTATTCTTCCGGCATTTTCTTTATTCTTTCTTTTTTTCCTGATTCCGGTCTTCAATGGGGTACGTTATAGTTTTTTTGAATGGAATGGCATATCCGCGACAAAGACATTTGTAGGTCTTGAGAATTTCAGGAATATTCTTAACGACAAAATCTTTTTCGAAGCTTTCAAGAATACGTTGAAATTTACCGTCGTACATGTACTGACCGTAAATCTTCTTGCACTTTTTTTGGCGGTTCTCCTGACAAAGCCTTCTGTTGTCGGGCGAAACTTTTTTCGCGGGATATTCTTTTTGCCGAATGTCCTTAGCCTCATTGTGGTCGGGCAGATTTGGAAATTTTTTCTTGGTCAAGCTTCATTCGAATTAGGGAAAAAAATCGGGGTTGCAGTGTTTCAGATAGGATGGCTGAGTGATCCACAGGTCGCTCTCTATTCGACGATCATTGCTTCGGTTTGGCAGGCTACGGGGTGGTATATGCTGATCTATATTGCCGGGATAACGGCAATACCTCGGGAACTGTACGAGGCTGCAACAATCGACGGAGGACGTCAGGTTTTTGTTTTTCGTCATATCACATTACCGCTGCTTATCCCGTCTCTGACTATATGTATTTTCCTTTCGACAATCAATTCTTTACGGGTATTCGATATTGTCTATGCAATGACGGGAGGTGGGCCTGGTCATGCAACAGAGACGGCCTTGCTAAATATTTATAATACCACATTCAATTCTTTCAAATACGGATATGGGACGGCAAAAGCCATTGTTTTACTGATTGTTATTATTGTTGTTTCATTTACACAAATTATATTGCTGAAACGCAAAGAAGTTGATTTGTAGAGGGAAAGATGTCAGTAGAAAAATTGCTCAAAACCATTCTTATTTATATCATTCTCATCATAGGTGTCAGCATCTTTATTGCTCCTTTCTACTTTGTAATTATAAATTCCTTAAAGACAAATTCGGAATATCTAGTATCAAAGCTGGTTCTCCCTTCCTCATTCTATGTGGACAATTATGTTGCAACCATTGAGATGATGAAATATGGAAAAACTTTGCTAAATTCGATTGTTATTACAGCTTTTTCAGTCTTTGGAATTCTTGTGATAGCTTCGATGGCTGCATATAAGATTGCAAGGACGAAAGGTATACTAAATACCATTCTGTTTTTTCTCTTTTTAAGCGTATTTGTTGTGCCGTTTCAGTCCGTTATGATTCCCATAGTGGTGATGGCCAGACGATTGTCTTTGATGAACAAACTATATGGTATGGTTCTGGTCTATCTGGGTTTGGTTTCTCCGACCGCAATTTTTCTGTACAGAGGATTCATTCAGACCATTCCCCTCTCTTTGGAAGAATGTGCACAGATCGACGGCGCTTCGGTATATCAGATTTTCTTTCGAATTGTTTTACCGTTGTTGAAGCCTATCACCAGCACCATTATCATTCTCCTCGGTCTTCAGATCTGGAATGATTTTCTTCTACCCCTTCTTATGCTGCAAACGCCTAAGAACTATACGCTGCCTTTGGCTACAATGCGCTTTTTCCAAACATATAATACTGCTTGGGGAAATATTCTGGCAGCGACGGTTTTGTCTTCAATACCTATGATAATCCTTTTTTTCTCAGCCCAAAAACAAATTGTACAAGGTGTAACCTCTGGTGCAATAAAAGGATAGGATAAAACATGAATAAAATAAACACGACTCCTTTTTCTGCGGATAAGGAAGGTATAGTCTGGAAAGGCGGCCGTGAGACCGTAATGGTGCAGGCCGTATTACCGGGAGTGATTAGGGTACAAGCTTGGCAGGCCCCATCCTGTACGGAAGATTATTATACCATTGAGGCTTCTCATGCTTCAATAAACGATAACGACTTATCAATACGGATTGAGAAAGAAAAGGCACGGCTGTCTTCGGGGGATCTTCAGGTTGCAATTTCATCGGGAGGACGGCTTAGCTTTTCGAATGTACAGACAGGCCGGTTGCTTTTTCAGGAAGCCGACTGGCTGCCTGGTAACCCAACTCTTTTCCCAAAAAGTCGAACGTACAAAAGAAAAAATGGGGCCTGGAGTATACGACAATTGTTCCTTTCACATGACGAAGAAAGATTTTACGGCCTTGGTCAGCACCGGAACGGATTGTTCAATTATAAAGGTGCTGTTATTCCCTTATGTCAGCAGAATGGCGAGACCTCGATTCCCTTCCTGCTGTCTTCGAAAATGTATGGCTTTGTATGGAATAATCCGTCGTTGGGAGAGGTCGAATTGGTGAAGAACCGCACCTCTTGGGTAGCGGAGGAGGCGCGGAAAATTGATTACTACGTCATCACCGGAGGTGATTATAAAACAATTTATTCACGGTATGCAGATGTAACCGGCCATTCCCCGCAACTTCCTTTTTGGGCTACCGGGTTTTGGCAAAGTAAGTTACGGTATGCTTCCCAAGAAGAAGTTCTGAACGTTGTGGATGAATACCAAAAACGGGGAATACCCTTATCGGCAATCGTCATTGATTATTTACATTGGACACGCATGGGGGATTTCGAGTGGGATGAGCGTTTGTGGCCTTCACCGGAAACAATGGTCGAAACATTGCGGCAGAAGGACGTAACCGTCGTCGCTTCGATATGGCCGGCAATAAATCCTAAGTCGAAACATGCGGAAGAATTATCCAATAAAGGGTACCTGGTCGATTCTGTAAAAGGAATGAATCTTTTTTTTCCATTCTTTGATACGAACGATATTCCACCGGTCTTTCTCCAATATTATGATGCCACCAATCCTGATGCACGCACCTATTTTTGGAAGAAAGTGAAGGCGATGTATTACGACAAGGGGATTAAAAATTACTGGTTGGATGGCTGTGAGCCGGAGATATATCCCTTTGATATGGACAACCTTTTGTTTTCTCTGGGAGATGGGAAAGCCGTTGCCAATCTTTACCCCTTGTGCCATCAAAGAGGGATAGCCGAGGCATTATATGCAGAGGGTGAGAGGGATTTTGTGCTCTTGTGCCGTTCTGGCTGGCTTGGAACACAACGCTTTGGTTCTGCCCTTTGGTCTGGGGACATTTTGTCGAATTGGCAGACCTTTGCCGACCAGATTCATGTAGGCCTGCATGTCGGTATGAGCGGTATCCCGTGGTGGACTTCCGATATCGGAGGATTCATGGAGGGTAATATCCATGATGAAGGATTTCAGGAACTGCTTATACGGTGGTTCGAATATGGAATTTTCTGTCCTTTATGCCGGCTCCATGGTAATAGGGATCCCCGGCCGGAAAATCCCACGGAATCTGGTGCGGACAATGAGGTTTGGTCCTTCGGTGACAAAGCCTATGGAATTTTGCAAAAGATGCTTAGAATCAGAGAGACGTTACGGCCGTATATCTACCGGGAAATGGAACGAACTTCTCAGGATGGACTTCCTATGATGCGGCCGTTATTTTTCGATTATCCGGAGGATTCGGCGTGCTGGGATATCGGGGACGAATACCTATTCGGCTCCCAGATCCTTGTTGCGCCCGTACATGAAAAGGGTGCTGTCGGCAGAAGTGTCTATCTACCCCAAAATCGGCAATGGATGGATGCGTGGACAGGAACCTTGTATGAAGGTGGGGTTCATCTTCAGGTTTCTGCGCCATTAGATATGATTCCCGTTTTTCTATCACCGGATTGTGATGAGATTGTGGTAAAGGCTTTTCGGGAATAGTATCTTTGATACGCGGAAGATGTGGTATGATGAGTGCAGTTCCGGAGAAGGAGAGAACGTGAAAGAACTTGATGCATTGACAATCACCGTAGTTGCGGAGGATTCCGTTGGTTACGAAACCCCTTACTTGGGGCAGCACGGCATTTCTCTTTTTCTCAATGCCGTTCGAGGTGAGACACGTGTCAACATTCTCATGGATGTCGGACAAAATCCGAAAGCACTCTTAACAAATATGGAATTGCTTAATATTTCACCTGGATCAATTGATATGATCGTTTTGACCCACTGTCATTACGATCACACCCAAGGCCTCGTTGAGATTATCAAAGCGACGGGGAAAAGAAACCTTCCTGTCGTTGCACATCCCGATCTTTTTCGCGTACATGTTATTACCGACCCTTTTTTGCGCTATATCGGCGTACCTGGAGAGGACCAAAACAAAGTGGTGGAGGAAGCAGGGGGAGTTTTGTGTCTCGTTTCCGATCCATTGGAACTTCTGCCGGGCCTCATGACGAGTGGAGAGATTCAGATGCTTACCGACTATGAAGAGGTTGGTATGGCATTGAAAACCATTCGAAACGGGAATGTATCAGAAGATTCTGTCGTTGATGATCTGAGCCTCTTCGCTGTGGTAAGAGATAGAGGGTTAGTCGTTATGACGGGCTGTGGGCACAGAGGAATTGTGAATATTGTCCAGCAAGGGGTTCGAAATACCGGCGTTCGGAAGATTGCATCTATTATTGGGGGGTTTCATCTCATTGAATCTTCCGATGAAAAGATCGAAAAAACGGCTGCAGGCTTGAAGGCCTTGGATATTGATTCGGTGAAGGCCGGACACTGTACCGGCTTTAAGGCCCAGGTTGAGCTTTATCATGCGTTTAACGATAACTTTTCTCCCATGCACGCCGGAGATATATACCGATTCTGATATTGGGGGACCGTCTAAGCAATAGGGCAATAGGCGGTCCCATCTCCTGTCTATGATTCAGGCCATCTGTCCATACGGGAAAGAATTTCTTTTTTATTTCTGCTGATCCCTACTAAATAGACCAGATAGCCGACTATCATCCAGACGGCCGCATACAGGAGAGCCTTCCAGCCCTGAAGGATCAAGAGATAGACCGAAACAGCCAGTCCAAGTACAGGAAGACACAGAAATCCTTTTTTCCTGTATATCCCAGGGAGCTTGTCGACTAATTCCGGGAATTTTTTTCTTGCCATCAGGACAGCAATGTGTGTGATAATCCAATTATAAAGGAACATCGCTACAATAATTTCGGCGACAAGCTGAATCGTTCCGGAAATAATCAAGATAATGGCAAGTACCGATGTAGCAATGAGTCCGAAAGTCGGTGTCCCGAATCTATTTACCGATGCGGTTTTTCCTCCCAAGATTCCATCTCGGGACAGTCCGAAAAACACCCGCGCCGCTACTGCCTGCTCACCGTTATGTGATGACAAAATCGCTGCCCATGCAACAATAACGATAAAGACGACACCGAAAGGCCCCATGAAGGTAGAAGCTACCGCAGCATAGGGGGCCTCAGATGCTGCAAAGTCCTTCCAGGGAAGCACTGCTGTTGAAACGAATGCCGATACAACATAGAGAAGTGTGGGAATTAAAATCCCTAGAATAATTCCCCAGGTAATGGTTTTTGCGGGATTCTTTGCTTCTTCCCCAAGATCTGCTGCCAAGGTCAATCCTGCATAGGAAAAAAGGAGCAACGATGTGGCCTTCATGACTCCGGCAAAACCCAGGGGTGATCCCATTGTGATATTTGTTCCCTTCATATGGGGAAGGGCTAGAATTATATATATGAGTATTCCCGCGACCATAAAAAGGAAAAGAACATTCTGTACGATTTTAACGGTTTTTAAGCCGACCCAATTGATGAGGGAAAATAGTATTGTAACTACAACCGCACCAATAGTCGCAGGAAAGACTACCGATGTTCCGGGAAGGGCGTTTAGGTAATTAATGAAGGCTTGTGCTGTAATTGCAATCGGACCGATAACGGCAAGCCACATCCCCCAACCTGATAAAAAGCCAAGAGGCTTCGAAACGATTCTGGTTGGATACACATAACTCTCTCCGCCTTCCACCGGATGCATAAGGTTAAGAAATATTGTGCTTATACCGACGAGAATAACAGGGATGGCACCTATTGCATAGGCGAGCCAGGTGAGCGAACCCGCGAATTGAGCCGCTATTCCGGTAACGATAAATACACCGGCACCGATGATAATACCCGATGTAATTGCCGTTACATCTAGAATGCCAAGCTCCCTGTGGAGCCCGGTTCCTTTTTGAGACATACAAACCTCCTGGAAAAGATATTGCTTCTATGTATAGATATATTTACATGCCGACACCATTGGGTCAAGCTTACGGGTGTCGGTTTCTTTCCGGAGGGACCAAAGCTGTCTGACCAAATCCGATCAAATCACTCCTACCTGCCTGTCTAAGGGCTTTGCGAACCCTGTCGTAGTTTTTCGGTCTGTTGAATTGAAGCAG
Coding sequences:
- a CDS encoding APC family permease, encoding MSQKGTGLHRELGILDVTAITSGIIIGAGVFIVTGIAAQFAGSLTWLAYAIGAIPVILVGISTIFLNLMHPVEGGESYVYPTRIVSKPLGFLSGWGMWLAVIGPIAITAQAFINYLNALPGTSVVFPATIGAVVVTILFSLINWVGLKTVKIVQNVLFLFMVAGILIYIILALPHMKGTNITMGSPLGFAGVMKATSLLLFSYAGLTLAADLGEEAKNPAKTITWGIILGILIPTLLYVVSAFVSTAVLPWKDFAASEAPYAAVASTFMGPFGVVFIVIVAWAAILSSHNGEQAVAARVFFGLSRDGILGGKTASVNRFGTPTFGLIATSVLAIILIISGTIQLVAEIIVAMFLYNWIITHIAVLMARKKFPELVDKLPGIYRKKGFLCLPVLGLAVSVYLLILQGWKALLYAAVWMIVGYLVYLVGISRNKKEILSRMDRWPES
- a CDS encoding substrate-binding domain-containing protein; the protein is MKKIVTQKDIAQALHIGQMTVYRALHNKGNISPELRERILAYADEVGYQANRAAQTLVQKKVTRIVLFSTDTPRFFWDSVESGIGLAKEQVKHFNYSVEYYRIANKNSVEYLSALTAVIAEGVDAVGLVNNEEYDMTAIFRVLDDAQVPYILFNIDAKESHRLCYIGPDYIGGGRLAAEFLGKCVAGTSKILVITDDHTKQNISAEVNHLRIDGFMSVMKERYPSIINTIQGVDLEQGATDVGLELKTIINESEVCFDAIYLVPPINQLLMEVLAESKRPLPKVLLHDTFPGYKEFFARDMITAIIFQNPIQQGFYAVKVLEEMVETGFIPRDDIHLVQEVMLAENSDLDKNHLSFD
- a CDS encoding MBL fold metallo-hydrolase, which gives rise to MKELDALTITVVAEDSVGYETPYLGQHGISLFLNAVRGETRVNILMDVGQNPKALLTNMELLNISPGSIDMIVLTHCHYDHTQGLVEIIKATGKRNLPVVAHPDLFRVHVITDPFLRYIGVPGEDQNKVVEEAGGVLCLVSDPLELLPGLMTSGEIQMLTDYEEVGMALKTIRNGNVSEDSVVDDLSLFAVVRDRGLVVMTGCGHRGIVNIVQQGVRNTGVRKIASIIGGFHLIESSDEKIEKTAAGLKALDIDSVKAGHCTGFKAQVELYHAFNDNFSPMHAGDIYRF
- a CDS encoding carbohydrate ABC transporter permease — translated: MKKHDYSADYFLFILPAFSLFFLFFLIPVFNGVRYSFFEWNGISATKTFVGLENFRNILNDKIFFEAFKNTLKFTVVHVLTVNLLALFLAVLLTKPSVVGRNFFRGIFFLPNVLSLIVVGQIWKFFLGQASFELGKKIGVAVFQIGWLSDPQVALYSTIIASVWQATGWYMLIYIAGITAIPRELYEAATIDGGRQVFVFRHITLPLLIPSLTICIFLSTINSLRVFDIVYAMTGGGPGHATETALLNIYNTTFNSFKYGYGTAKAIVLLIVIIVVSFTQIILLKRKEVDL
- a CDS encoding patatin-like phospholipase family protein, with the protein product MNHINSLWYSRLVPGRTIRILSVDGGGIRGYLAALILEEIEKKRTEIGRKKPFCRCFDMMAGTSTGSLISLGLAVPQSRKLPTDSPEESSKKTPLMPRLINILSTNAHPKYNAAEIARLYREKGTEIFPRYIFKQLNTVRQAFVEKYDAGNFDRVLEDIFGDLTLRDALGRVLITSYDTLSARPIIMKNLPGEENFYMKDAARGSSAAPSYFSPVEVTGLDSNAPFCLVDGGVFANNPAMCAYVEARRLFPLARKFFILSLGSGQLEQRLSYKQVKSWGYVEWVLPQNNVPLFGMMSTGQNKCVDYQLNHLPGVTYIRFNPLLNGCSEEMDDAGAKNMECLEAVAKRTIEGNRRLIDLIARFL
- a CDS encoding ABC transporter substrate-binding protein, with translation MKKIGVMIVLLIFLSTFTYASGDQEAGKTELFFFCGHGDLEEGTKEIIAAYEETHPNIKITTIFNSKDYATQFQSMMATDTLPDIVMVDQERLKEFVAADMLLDLSDRPVASRLFDVAKEPNMIDGRLYSVPFHLQGYGMLYNPKLLAQAHINKVPSTLSELKAAVDKLNAAGITPFTSMFNETWAADQYLLFGISPILNQDPSLVAGLYNGTVKFSDAKFSEVFNYIDILKDNVPENPFSYSFGEGASYFGQGKAALAIHGDWILRTALAVDPNLDVHLAALPYSNVKENNKIVVGVANGLGIIKNSKHLQEAIDFFDYYSTLESAQILSKYNFSYVPQKGFDTKGLHAVYTDISEALDQGNVIPWEWLKVAPGGVKLEAGQSMQAYLSNQISQDQVMENVQAAFDDAVK
- a CDS encoding MATE family efflux transporter, encoding MHVTDQLFGDRSFRKELLRIAVPVALQNLLISSLSVVDTLMIGQLGEVEIAAVGLANQLFFLSLLFFFGVSSGASVFIAQFWGKKDIPSIHRTVGFAFSFAGSAAILFSLLSLTIPDQILRIFTTDEAVVTVGVEYLRVVGISYLFVAASVLSSVSLRSIEEAATPLRATTASIIANIILNYLLIFGKFGFPQMGVAGAALATTISRCLELIILYHAIFVKKNILAAPVRTFFDFNSSFVRRFLKTATPVILNEMAWATGMVVYKIVFARMGTGVIAAMNIVDTASNLLFIIFMGTSNACAVMIGKRVGMGKKEEAFTAGRHFIAIGFFFGAVVGLGALLLARFIPGLFNVSDQVKLMTARVLRLFPIIFPLKALNIHTVIGIFRAGGDTAFSFFVDLSGVWLVGVPLAFLGAFVWELPIHLLFLLLGMEEVCKTIMGLLRFRSRLWVRDITEGEVST
- a CDS encoding glycoside hydrolase family 31 protein, which produces MNKINTTPFSADKEGIVWKGGRETVMVQAVLPGVIRVQAWQAPSCTEDYYTIEASHASINDNDLSIRIEKEKARLSSGDLQVAISSGGRLSFSNVQTGRLLFQEADWLPGNPTLFPKSRTYKRKNGAWSIRQLFLSHDEERFYGLGQHRNGLFNYKGAVIPLCQQNGETSIPFLLSSKMYGFVWNNPSLGEVELVKNRTSWVAEEARKIDYYVITGGDYKTIYSRYADVTGHSPQLPFWATGFWQSKLRYASQEEVLNVVDEYQKRGIPLSAIVIDYLHWTRMGDFEWDERLWPSPETMVETLRQKDVTVVASIWPAINPKSKHAEELSNKGYLVDSVKGMNLFFPFFDTNDIPPVFLQYYDATNPDARTYFWKKVKAMYYDKGIKNYWLDGCEPEIYPFDMDNLLFSLGDGKAVANLYPLCHQRGIAEALYAEGERDFVLLCRSGWLGTQRFGSALWSGDILSNWQTFADQIHVGLHVGMSGIPWWTSDIGGFMEGNIHDEGFQELLIRWFEYGIFCPLCRLHGNRDPRPENPTESGADNEVWSFGDKAYGILQKMLRIRETLRPYIYREMERTSQDGLPMMRPLFFDYPEDSACWDIGDEYLFGSQILVAPVHEKGAVGRSVYLPQNRQWMDAWTGTLYEGGVHLQVSAPLDMIPVFLSPDCDEIVVKAFRE
- a CDS encoding carbohydrate ABC transporter permease, translating into MSVEKLLKTILIYIILIIGVSIFIAPFYFVIINSLKTNSEYLVSKLVLPSSFYVDNYVATIEMMKYGKTLLNSIVITAFSVFGILVIASMAAYKIARTKGILNTILFFLFLSVFVVPFQSVMIPIVVMARRLSLMNKLYGMVLVYLGLVSPTAIFLYRGFIQTIPLSLEECAQIDGASVYQIFFRIVLPLLKPITSTIIILLGLQIWNDFLLPLLMLQTPKNYTLPLATMRFFQTYNTAWGNILAATVLSSIPMIILFFSAQKQIVQGVTSGAIKG